aaacatttttatatcaacAAATTCTAATTCTAACACAGACCTACATTCTACAAAGCAACTTGAAAATATATTACAAGGACACAATTCTAAAACATTGCAGCTCTATAAAAATAGCAATTGAACAACATCTATCTCCTTcataattatattacattttaaatgcaaaaatacaaaggGGTTGCAATATAATCATTTCAATAAAGAATAAGTTGAAATATCACTCTGTATCTTAATATgcatagctaaataataataataaataataataataataataataataataataataataataataataatcttaaaacacagtcaccagtactaaactgtaaaaatataaactcaacaaaTATGATCACAAACTCATTATTAATGGTACACTCATATAAAAAGGTTCTTAAATGGTTCTTGGATGTTGTCAAGGTTCTTTGAAGAACCTTTTGTGTCAGAAGAACCTTATACCTTATCAGATGGCTCTTTTTAAACTATTTGAAACCATTTTAAAAGGTTCTTTGAAGATCCAAAAAAGGTTCCCCTGTGATATCGGTGCAAAGAACCTTTTAATGGTTCTAGAAGCTTTTTTTTCGAAGAGTCTATGCGTGCATTCCGAGGATTTCAATTACAAAGTCTATAGTTGCAATTTTACATTTAGAACTcgcactgtttaaaaatacaatctaTACAATAcagcactatattttaaaacaagtcatGAATTGGCATCTATTTGTTAACCTCTCTCTGTACATTGATCTCCAAATGAATCAACATTTCAGTTCcactacctttaaaaaaaataacaaaaaagcaactcccccaaatattacaaataatacacacattCTCTCaagaaacattttacagattGTAATACAAATCTACAGGGAGAGACAGCGCGCGTTGTTTGCTGTTATTGAGTTATAAAACAAAAGGCATTTGCAAAAGCTAAAATTGGAATTGTTTTATAACGTCATAgttaatttaaatgtatcaatGATGGGTTTTGTTCAAAACACTTTATAATGTGAAGAAACTCGACTCCTGGAGGCTGGAAGGGGTGTACCGATTATGTGTGATGCGCAGTGCGCTGAATCTGCTGTGATGTGGGTAACACATCTTCACGAAACACCGAGTGAAGTGCGAAACCGTCACTATCCATTTCATACCCTCCGTGTCTTCAAAGCCTTCTCAAacgttttcttttatataaaatgtCGGTAAAACACCCAGAGACTACCATCGTATTGGAGACTGGAAATTCATTTGGGCTGCGTCAGAAGAACGGAAGGCAGGCGTGTCCTGCTTGCTGTCGAGCCCGTGCTGTCAGTAGCCGCGCCGGACACTGAAGGCGCAGTAGAGCGGTGGCTGGAAGAGAAGAGGCCGAGGCACACGTCCTTCGCGCGGTGTCTGAAGTGGTTGTCCAGCCAGAAATAGATGATGGGGTTTGCGCAGCTATTGAAGAAAGCCAGGGACGAAGATATGACCAAGCCCCACCTGAGGGCGGTTTGGAGGGAGCAGGAGAGGGAGGCTTCCCGCAGATTGGACACGAGGTGGATGCTTTTGAAGACGTTGAACGGCAACCAGGAGATGACGAAAGCGGCGATGATGCTGAACACCATCCTGATGGAGTGCCTTCGCTTCAGGTCGGTTTTGGCGCTTTGGTGCAGGCGGTGGCGGCGCAGTTTAGCCAGGATGGAGCAGTAGCAGAACAGGATAACGGCCAGGGGAAGGACGAACGCGAGAACCAGGGACAGCAGGCTGATGCTGCTGAAAAAGGTCGAGCGGCTATCTTCGCTGCAGATTAATCTGCCGTCCTCTTCCTCAGACACGTTTCTGTAAACGAGCGCCGGAGTGCCGAGCAGTACCGACGATACCCAGATGACGCAGCAGGTGATTTGCACACACCTGTTGTTGCGTAGAAACCTCGAGTCCAGCATCTTGACAATGGCCATGTACCTGTCCACGCTCATGCACGCGAGGAAAAAGATATTGGAGTACCTGTTGACGGCGATGACGTAACTGCTGACCTTGCAAAGGAAGTTTCCGAAATCCCACTGGTGGTCGTGAGCCGCCGAGACCGACCAGAGAGGCAACGTGCAAACGAAGACCAGATCCGCCGCGGCCAGGTGGATGACGAAAGTATCCACGAGCCTCCTCTTGCAGGATTGCTTGGAATTGAGGATCAGGATGACGAGCAAGTTCCCCAGGAGCCCGATGAAGAACACGAGGAAGTACAGCGCTGGGATGAGATACTTCTGGAAAGGGAGCTGGGTGGCATCACACGCTTCAGTCATATTAAAATCAGAGGCGTTGTTGTTGTCATAGTTGTAGTAATAGTCGATATAATAGTCGTCTGACTCGCTGGTGTTTTCCATTGCTGACCGAGTTCAAGGAGAGGTGACTGTATTCTGAGTGCCCTGCAGTTTCAATGCTGGCAGATTGCTGACCGAGTTCAAGGAGTGGTGACTATATTCTGAGTGCCCTGCAGTTTCAATGCTGGCAGATTGCTGACCGAGTTCAAGGAGTGGTGACTATATTCTGAGTGCCCTGCAGTTTCAATGCTGGCAGATTGAACCTCAGAGGTTTAAAATACGCTGTTAAGTCACGTGTCAGCCCCTTCACCGCCGCTGTCATGTTTGCAAAACTGCATTAGGGTTCGTTTTGTGGGCAATATTTTTTTTGAAAGGGTAGAAAAACAACTGATAGGCTTTATTTTTGAGCGGATACAGCTATTGTAGCGCATTTCGTCACGCTTCCTGCCGCTTTTGTGTGTCTTTTCTTCCTTTCTGGGCTTTTCACAGCTGCGTGGAAATAGGATTTACGTGCGCATTCCTTTGAAAGTATGCACGTGCCCAGGTGTTTCCAGAATCGTCACGACAAGGTTAGAGCTGTAATCGCCGACAGGCTGTAAACAAACATAGTGACGTAACCGGGATTTTTGCATTACCAGTAAACTTTATCCTCTCAGTCCAACAAACCAAAGACCGCCTCCAGGACTGTAGAAAGAGACACTTTAATATTGCAGTGATATGAGTAGTTACAGCACTAGTCCATAGCTCATATACAGATGAAGTATTCTTAATTATGCGATACAAAtagaatctttcttttttttataacaaaaatgtaattccttgttttgaaaaatgaacgTCACACTTAACTACACAAACTAACAATGATCAGTTGAATACAAATAGAATTCCAACTCGTATTAATAAATCCAATGACTAACGTTCCGACTAGAATTCTAGAAGGCTGCTGGTCAAAACgtatgtcattgaatttattagtttttttttttttttttcattatttctagaTCTCCGGTTACAGCCAGCTGATTtctctattagaaaaaaaatacctgctTCTAGTcgaaatgatatattatataatagttgtctatttgttatattatattgATTGACAATTCTATATCACAAGAACAAGGTGTGCAAGACAAGCGCCGGACAAACCCATCCCTTAGATGCCACCTTATAGACTTCGGAGCAGATGTATGAAGACAGTGCGGGTATAAGCATGCATGTGTTCTTTTAGGTTGTGCTTGTTTGCTATTCCCCCAGCTGAAGCAGAGGGTTATTCGTGTATACTCTGCTGCAGCTCCGCGGTTCAGCATCGATCTGTATTTTTAGCATGCTGGgtgtacacatttcaaatacGTGCTGTGTTTCTAACCACAGGGGTCTGGAGCTGTCACTGTTGGTTTTGTCATGATTATTTTAGCTGTTGCCATGGCACTCTTTCACACCTTAATGCCCGGATGATAGGTATTGTACAAACAATTAGCACTGCGGTATCCGGCttgaaattgttgttttgttttcgtttttaatTAGCTTTAAAATTGAATATTTTACTATAACGAATATTACAAGACGAGCCCCCAAAACCGCAACTGGCATCATCAACGTGAGACGACAAGTAAGACAGCGAGACTaatttattctctttttttttcagatttttaccGAAAAGTTCACGGGTTTTACAAAAGCGTTTGGTGGGTATTTATCATTTCCACCCGTATTTGGACATTCAagcaacagaaaataattcaCACATAGAAAATCCATAATTTTACCTTTTTGggaaatgcatttatatttaaaaaaaatagttttagtgTTTCCTATAAAGACCCGAGACGAGGTTTGGTACCTGGAAGGTGCAGCGATTCTAACACGGGGGTCCGGAAACTCTCTCGGCTCAGGGCCCCCCTTGTAACGTCACGGATTGAGGACTCCCGCTCGTCTGGAATCTGCCGCAAAGGTATTTCATATGCACGTacagaagccaagttagaaaacAGCACCAGCCATAGCGTGTGGCATCTACAAAAGCTGTCTCAGTCCTGTAAAGCTGTAATAATAAAAGGGTCTACAATGAATACAGTTTCCTGTAAAGGTCGGTCCTGTgttgtgatatttattttcagCATGTGTAAAGCCCTGCTATCTGAGCTAACCACTGTGAAGACGCACAGCAACGTTGCAGTTCAGCACGGTTTGTTTCTCAATACGTTTACCCGCGCTTCACCGTGCTTTCAGTGTGTTTCTCTACAATTAGTTTTTGCTGTAAGCTGTGCTTGCAGGTgtgttaaaacacaaacacagaagcGTACTGGTGTGTACAAGTCTGTGGTTTTGGCAGGAAAGGGACTGAAGCAGGTAACAAAAGCAGCaagaaaaactgataaaaaaggaagaaaaacaattcGATGAACACATTTAAACGAAGAACTCAACCGGAAACACGTTTAACCAAGTCATTCAGGCTCTGACATTAAATTACTGAATAGCCCTGTGCTATCTGATACAAGTCCGCCTGCAAGCCACCTGATTCAGGTCACTCAAACGCAAGCAGGGACACGAAAAGACCGCGCCCTCCCGCTGCAGAGCTCCGGGGTAAGGAGGCAGTGGTCTTGATCGGAGGAATCCGCGGGGTGTCAGCGGTGATGCACACCCCATAACGAAGTGTGTGACAGTAATGCTGCTAATATAGTACACTGCctgcatttctgtgtgtttgaTTCTTTGGACGAGTCTGTTTTGAGATGTTTCTGCCGGGTTCATGTATAGAACGACTCTGGTTTCATGTGAAGGCGTTTGCCGAAGTGTCCCTTAATGTTTGATTCATTTTTATCTGGTTTTACGCGGAGAGTCTGAAGATGTGAAAAAGACAAGCAAGGTTACGCTGTGCTAGCAGAAACCCCCAGCAGTGTGGCGTTCGCACTAAGAGCTGAAAGCGCAGGAAATGACTGACTCTCCCAAACATCTACAATCTGCGCTCTAGAGATTCGTAAACGCGGTTCTCAAATCGTGGAACAAGAAAGCGCTACTTCTGATGGGGATTTTATGCATATAAAGTTCttatttgcaacaaaaaaactgatgaaaatgtGGAAATTATATAATTCTCTCCAGTCAGACAAACAGGTACCGGGGTAACGTCAAAATTTGCTACCGGTAACAAAATATGACACGTAAAAGCGTCAAATTTTGCTACCTGTAACAAAAGTTAATCTGCAAgtataaacgtttttttttttttttttttttggtcaagttAAAACAATCCAACAATTCATCTtggttcttatatatatatatata
Above is a window of Polyodon spathula isolate WHYD16114869_AA chromosome 25, ASM1765450v1, whole genome shotgun sequence DNA encoding:
- the LOC121299705 gene encoding probable G-protein coupled receptor 25, which codes for MENTSESDDYYIDYYYNYDNNNASDFNMTEACDATQLPFQKYLIPALYFLVFFIGLLGNLLVILILNSKQSCKRRLVDTFVIHLAAADLVFVCTLPLWSVSAAHDHQWDFGNFLCKVSSYVIAVNRYSNIFFLACMSVDRYMAIVKMLDSRFLRNNRCVQITCCVIWVSSVLLGTPALVYRNVSEEEDGRLICSEDSRSTFFSSISLLSLVLAFVLPLAVILFCYCSILAKLRRHRLHQSAKTDLKRRHSIRMVFSIIAAFVISWLPFNVFKSIHLVSNLREASLSCSLQTALRWGLVISSSLAFFNSCANPIIYFWLDNHFRHRAKDVCLGLFSSSHRSTAPSVSGAATDSTGSTASRTRLPSVLLTQPK